A window of the Leptospira brenneri genome harbors these coding sequences:
- the polA gene encoding DNA polymerase I has translation MSGRLLIIDGHALAFRAYFAFAASNLTNSKTGLPSGAVFGFWRMLFKLLQDEKVSHIAFTFDPGTRLERNDLYEDYKAHRKPMPEDLKPQIQKIYEMLKALEFPMYKLDGIEADDIIGSLCKKFGKDFEEIVILSSDKDLYQVLDKNIHMLRGKRGVSEFEKIDPKWVKANIGITKEQVTDYMGLLGDASDNIPGVKGIGEKGAAKLIQEFGDLETIYKKLDKIKNKSLIDKLAAEKENAFLSRKLATIVTNLKLDIKKSDLKLPNYYDPAKVQYFKDEGYNVLHRDLAKQAGIPIVSDGDSKEATPEQATGKKGKNSKEDTTTGGTDTKPNKGSVATKKTYKRIQTLEDLKKIVSKLDPKKTISVDTETTSQDPMLAELLGVSFSEEPGVAYYVAFSHPESIYSHMLPSPEEGLAVLKSMLTDSKWKKVGQNIKYDLLVLRNYGIELAGIHFDTMLASYLLNPGERRHNMDDMAVDYLNYKTITYEELVGTGKKKQNLYDVDPERVSEYACEDADITLQLYNVLAPKMEENIHKKLFFEIEMPVLFTLADMEFEGIAVEPGYFESLSKTFEAKIKEHEKNIHFFAGRPFNINSTKELQTVLFEDLRLPAEKKTQTGYSTDHSVLESLQGTHPIIDHLLEIRKFSKLKSTYTDTLPTLINPKTSRIHTSYNQTIAATGRLSSTNPNLQNIPIKDEEGRLLRKGFIAKKGYEILSLDYSQIELRIMAHFANDSQMMDAYKSGADIHKRTAAGIFGVSEDQVTSDMRNKAKVVNFSVIYGVTSFGLSNNLRISRKEAKEFIEKYFATYTGVGTYMEEIVEFCKEHGYVETLLGRRRYLPDIHSKHKMASEAAKRVAINSPIQGTSADMIKLAMIQIDKKIKKESFRSKLLLQVHDELVFEVDPKEKKEFYQMAKEEMESAMKLKVPIVAQGKFGGNWDEAH, from the coding sequence ATGAGCGGAAGATTACTCATCATTGATGGCCATGCTTTGGCTTTCCGAGCTTATTTTGCTTTTGCTGCCTCGAACCTTACCAATTCCAAAACAGGACTTCCCAGTGGAGCCGTTTTTGGATTTTGGAGGATGTTATTCAAACTCTTGCAAGATGAAAAAGTATCTCATATTGCCTTTACCTTTGATCCCGGCACAAGGCTCGAAAGAAATGATTTGTATGAGGACTACAAGGCACACAGAAAACCAATGCCTGAGGATCTAAAACCACAGATCCAAAAAATCTATGAGATGTTAAAGGCTTTAGAATTTCCAATGTATAAACTAGATGGAATCGAAGCAGACGATATCATTGGTTCATTATGTAAAAAATTTGGAAAAGACTTTGAAGAAATCGTAATTTTGTCGAGTGATAAAGACTTATACCAAGTTCTTGACAAAAACATACATATGTTACGCGGGAAACGAGGAGTTTCTGAATTTGAAAAAATTGATCCGAAATGGGTGAAAGCCAATATCGGAATCACCAAAGAACAAGTTACTGACTATATGGGTCTTCTTGGGGATGCCTCCGACAACATTCCTGGTGTCAAAGGAATTGGAGAAAAGGGAGCCGCCAAACTCATCCAAGAGTTTGGAGATTTGGAAACCATTTATAAAAAACTAGATAAAATCAAAAACAAATCTCTGATCGATAAATTGGCTGCTGAAAAAGAAAATGCATTTTTATCGAGAAAACTGGCAACCATCGTCACTAACCTGAAACTCGATATTAAAAAGAGTGATCTAAAGCTTCCTAACTATTACGATCCAGCCAAAGTACAATACTTCAAAGACGAAGGTTACAATGTCCTTCATAGAGATCTTGCCAAACAAGCAGGAATTCCTATCGTTAGTGATGGAGACAGTAAAGAAGCAACACCCGAACAGGCGACAGGGAAAAAGGGTAAAAATTCTAAAGAAGATACAACAACCGGTGGAACAGATACGAAACCAAACAAAGGTTCTGTGGCCACAAAAAAAACTTATAAACGTATCCAAACTTTAGAAGACCTAAAAAAAATAGTTTCAAAACTAGATCCGAAAAAAACAATTTCGGTCGATACCGAAACCACTTCCCAAGATCCTATGCTTGCCGAGTTACTCGGAGTTTCTTTTTCAGAGGAACCAGGTGTTGCCTATTACGTTGCATTTTCACATCCTGAATCAATTTACAGCCACATGCTTCCTTCCCCAGAAGAAGGCCTTGCCGTTCTAAAATCAATGTTGACCGATTCCAAATGGAAAAAAGTAGGTCAGAACATCAAATATGATCTTTTAGTACTTCGTAATTATGGAATAGAGCTCGCAGGCATTCATTTCGACACCATGCTTGCTTCTTACCTTTTAAATCCAGGAGAACGACGCCATAATATGGATGATATGGCTGTTGATTATTTGAATTACAAAACTATCACCTACGAAGAGTTAGTTGGGACAGGCAAAAAGAAACAAAATTTATATGATGTAGATCCAGAACGCGTTTCCGAATACGCCTGTGAAGATGCTGACATCACTCTACAACTATATAATGTGCTCGCTCCTAAAATGGAGGAGAACATTCACAAAAAATTGTTTTTTGAGATTGAAATGCCAGTTCTGTTCACTTTGGCAGATATGGAATTTGAAGGAATTGCTGTGGAGCCAGGTTACTTCGAATCTCTTTCCAAAACTTTTGAGGCAAAAATCAAGGAACATGAAAAAAACATTCATTTCTTTGCGGGTAGACCATTTAACATTAACTCAACGAAAGAATTACAGACCGTTTTGTTCGAAGACCTAAGACTCCCAGCTGAGAAAAAAACACAAACCGGATATTCCACCGACCATTCTGTCTTGGAATCTCTTCAAGGAACTCATCCTATCATAGATCATTTGTTAGAGATCAGAAAGTTTTCCAAACTCAAATCCACTTATACAGATACATTACCAACACTTATCAATCCGAAAACCAGTCGCATTCACACAAGTTACAACCAAACCATTGCTGCTACAGGAAGATTATCCTCCACAAATCCTAATTTACAAAATATTCCCATTAAAGACGAAGAAGGAAGATTACTCCGTAAGGGTTTTATTGCAAAAAAAGGATATGAAATTCTTTCTCTAGACTATAGCCAAATTGAACTACGAATTATGGCTCACTTTGCCAATGACTCGCAGATGATGGATGCTTACAAATCGGGAGCAGACATTCACAAAAGGACGGCGGCAGGGATTTTTGGTGTTTCCGAAGACCAGGTAACATCAGATATGCGAAACAAAGCAAAAGTAGTAAACTTTTCTGTGATTTATGGAGTCACTTCCTTTGGACTTTCCAACAACTTAAGGATCAGCCGTAAAGAAGCAAAAGAATTTATCGAAAAGTATTTTGCCACCTATACTGGTGTGGGAACTTATATGGAAGAAATCGTTGAATTCTGCAAAGAACATGGATATGTCGAAACATTACTCGGTCGTAGACGTTACCTTCCCGACATTCACTCCAAACATAAAATGGCAAGTGAAGCTGCCAAACGCGTAGCGATCAACTCACCCATCCAAGGAACTTCAGCGGACATGATAAAGTTAGCGATGATTCAGATTGATAAAAAAATCAAAAAAGAATCTTTCCGCTCCAAACTCCTACTGCAAGTTCATGATGAACTTGTATTCGAAGTGGATCCAAAAGAGAAAAAAGAATTCTACCAAATGGCCAAAGAAGAAATGGAATCTGCGATGAAACTAAAAGTCCCCATTGTCGCCCAAGGGAAGTTTGGCGGGAACTGGGATGAAGCACATTAG
- a CDS encoding glycosyltransferase: protein MILHINTSREWRGGEQQLYYLVQGLASYKISQIVVGQPDSPLETKCKENGYEFVPIDMRGEWDRRAYKNIRSLCISKNIKLIHTHTAHAHTLALLAKRNHLNIPLIVSRRVDFKPKSSFFSRWKYQHPANDYYLPVSQKIKEVMIESKIAPERIITVYSGIDLKRFSKSVPHEYLREEFHIPKKSIVIGNVAALVDHKDQETLLNAISKMRTNIDFRLMIVGDGKLETKLKNQAEQLGITNKVIFTGYRKDIPALLSLFDIFTLTSKEEGLGTSVLDAMASALPIVATNGGGIGEMLDHNEGAYVCSVGDAESIAQGLDKLVGSEELRTKFGAFNKTSVKRFSVTKTVEKTKLIYYSFLGDTLYGEGT from the coding sequence TTGATCCTTCATATCAACACTTCCCGCGAATGGCGTGGTGGAGAACAGCAGCTTTATTATTTAGTCCAAGGACTCGCCAGTTATAAAATCTCACAAATCGTTGTAGGCCAACCAGATTCTCCTCTAGAAACAAAATGCAAAGAAAATGGATATGAATTTGTCCCAATAGATATGCGAGGAGAATGGGATAGAAGAGCATATAAGAATATTCGATCTCTCTGCATTTCCAAAAATATAAAACTAATCCATACTCATACAGCTCATGCTCATACCCTGGCATTACTTGCCAAACGGAATCATTTGAACATTCCACTCATTGTTTCGAGAAGGGTGGACTTTAAACCGAAGTCGAGTTTTTTCTCGAGATGGAAATACCAACATCCAGCAAACGACTATTACCTCCCTGTTTCTCAAAAAATAAAAGAAGTGATGATCGAAAGTAAAATTGCTCCTGAAAGAATTATCACTGTTTATTCGGGAATTGATTTAAAACGATTTTCCAAATCAGTACCTCATGAATATTTAAGAGAAGAGTTTCATATTCCCAAAAAAAGTATTGTGATTGGAAATGTGGCCGCTCTTGTCGATCACAAGGACCAAGAAACCCTACTCAATGCTATCTCTAAAATGAGAACAAATATTGATTTTCGCCTAATGATTGTAGGTGATGGCAAACTAGAAACCAAACTCAAAAACCAAGCAGAACAATTAGGAATCACAAACAAAGTTATTTTTACTGGATACCGCAAAGACATCCCCGCCCTACTTTCCTTATTTGATATATTCACACTCACTTCCAAAGAAGAAGGGCTGGGAACCTCTGTTTTAGATGCCATGGCTTCTGCCCTTCCGATTGTTGCTACAAATGGTGGTGGGATCGGAGAGATGTTAGACCACAACGAAGGAGCTTATGTATGTTCTGTGGGTGATGCAGAAAGTATTGCCCAAGGCCTCGACAAACTAGTGGGATCCGAAGAACTAAGAACCAAGTTCGGAGCATTCAATAAAACTTCAGTCAAACGATTTTCAGTCACCAAAACAGTTGAAAAAACAAAACTGATCTATTATTCCTTTTTAGGAGATACTTTGTACGGAGAAGGGACATGA
- a CDS encoding ATP-binding protein — MFLPPDMSSVRHFRKELKRTLEDNGFSSDNIMHIELAADEALTNAVAANVSCHCDETIICRWRIDSSKFTLYILDYGSGLSEETSLPETDKELLRSNQSQCFSNFLDHIKNHQSKKPDTLPYNGSGQKHKNMGKGLKIINAMMDSVKVMFHGEGMVDEAPAGFKVMGSIIALEYDRSKHL, encoded by the coding sequence ATGTTTTTGCCTCCCGATATGTCCTCTGTCAGACATTTCCGAAAAGAACTCAAACGCACTCTGGAAGACAATGGCTTCAGCTCCGACAATATCATGCACATTGAGCTGGCTGCAGACGAAGCCCTGACCAACGCAGTTGCGGCCAATGTATCCTGTCATTGTGATGAAACCATCATCTGCCGATGGCGAATCGATTCTTCCAAATTCACACTTTATATTTTAGATTATGGATCTGGTCTTTCAGAAGAGACCTCCCTTCCAGAAACAGACAAAGAACTCCTAAGATCCAACCAATCCCAATGTTTTAGTAATTTTCTAGACCACATCAAAAACCACCAAAGTAAAAAACCGGATACCCTTCCTTATAATGGTTCAGGCCAAAAACATAAGAACATGGGAAAAGGATTGAAAATTATCAATGCCATGATGGACTCCGTTAAAGTAATGTTTCACGGAGAAGGAATGGTAGACGAAGCGCCGGCTGGGTTCAAAGTTATGGGCTCCATCATCGCTCTCGAATACGATCGTTCCAAACACTTATAA
- the gltX gene encoding glutamate--tRNA ligase, giving the protein MTEVRTRFAPSPSGFLHVGGARTALFNYLYAKAKKGKFLLRIEDTDQDRSTEASFKIILESLKWLGMEWDEGPGVGGPNGPYTQSERIHIYKEYTDKLISEKKAYRCFCSAEELEGKKKQADAMGIPYIYDGKCSGLTDSEIESQIDKKIPFTVRFKTPNKIVIVDDMIQGKVKFESKLIGDFIIVKSDGFPSYNYAVVIDDALMKITHVIRGVGHLSNTPRQILIFEAFGFPLPRFAHASEIVGTDGKKLSKRAGATSVLAFRDLGYSSDTMRNYMALLGWTSPDGKEYMSDAELCSVFDVERCSKSPATFDVFKKLKEEETVDFNKLTLLGLAEYLNPKSKLNWMSNKYIRDVKIETLGKELEPFLKDCQIPEEYKSGTNPQLLSILDSVRVYLDRLIQAPPYIEEFFLENLQFENEEAKGLILEGNGKAVVSAFYQYVKSNTLVSPDEYKEAMAKAGETSGEKGRTLFMPIRAITTGKSHGLELPILFSLLGQEKLIKRMEHLAAALNITV; this is encoded by the coding sequence ATGACAGAAGTTCGCACTCGTTTTGCCCCGTCCCCATCTGGATTTCTCCATGTGGGTGGAGCAAGAACCGCTTTATTTAATTATTTATATGCGAAAGCTAAAAAGGGAAAGTTTTTACTTCGGATTGAAGACACCGACCAAGATAGATCCACAGAAGCATCTTTTAAAATCATTTTAGAATCTTTGAAATGGCTGGGAATGGAATGGGATGAAGGTCCCGGAGTGGGCGGTCCGAATGGTCCATACACTCAGTCCGAAAGAATTCATATCTACAAAGAATATACAGACAAACTGATTTCTGAAAAGAAAGCATACCGATGTTTTTGTTCTGCAGAGGAACTCGAAGGCAAAAAGAAACAAGCCGATGCCATGGGAATTCCCTACATCTATGATGGGAAGTGTTCCGGCCTAACCGATTCTGAAATTGAGTCCCAAATCGATAAAAAGATTCCTTTTACAGTAAGGTTCAAAACACCAAATAAGATTGTAATCGTTGACGATATGATTCAGGGGAAAGTGAAGTTTGAATCCAAACTCATTGGTGACTTTATCATTGTAAAATCGGATGGATTTCCTTCGTATAACTATGCCGTGGTGATTGATGATGCCCTCATGAAAATCACGCATGTGATTCGGGGAGTGGGGCACCTTTCCAACACACCGCGTCAAATTTTAATTTTTGAAGCCTTTGGATTTCCCCTCCCACGATTTGCTCATGCCAGCGAGATTGTAGGAACTGATGGAAAAAAACTTTCCAAACGTGCGGGTGCTACTTCGGTATTAGCATTTCGTGATTTAGGTTATTCCAGCGATACCATGCGAAATTATATGGCACTCCTCGGTTGGACTTCACCCGATGGAAAAGAATATATGAGCGACGCAGAACTTTGCTCTGTCTTTGATGTAGAACGTTGCTCTAAGTCTCCTGCAACCTTTGATGTATTCAAAAAACTAAAAGAAGAAGAAACTGTTGATTTCAATAAATTAACGCTTCTTGGACTTGCCGAATACCTAAACCCCAAATCAAAACTCAATTGGATGTCGAATAAATACATTCGTGATGTGAAGATTGAAACCTTAGGAAAAGAACTCGAACCCTTCCTCAAAGATTGCCAAATCCCTGAGGAATATAAGTCGGGAACCAACCCACAACTTTTATCGATTTTAGATTCCGTTCGCGTGTATTTGGACAGACTCATCCAAGCCCCGCCCTACATCGAAGAATTCTTTTTAGAAAACCTTCAATTTGAAAACGAAGAAGCCAAAGGGCTTATTTTGGAAGGGAATGGAAAAGCAGTTGTTTCTGCCTTTTACCAATACGTAAAATCAAACACTTTAGTAAGTCCAGACGAGTACAAAGAAGCCATGGCAAAAGCTGGTGAGACTTCAGGAGAAAAGGGAAGGACTCTTTTTATGCCGATCCGAGCCATCACTACGGGGAAATCTCATGGGTTAGAACTTCCTATCCTTTTTAGCCTTCTCGGTCAGGAGAAGCTCATCAAACGGATGGAACACCTGGCTGCGGCCTTAAACATCACAGTTTAG
- a CDS encoding DNA gyrase subunit A: MKNEEQYPKRPFEDQVNDDQRKYSRYVCDSRAIPQEIDGLKPVQRRILWAMWNSDARNRHTKTVKVAGLAMGYHPHGDRSIQDALSQMAQDFAFANNYPLVNGEGTFGDVLDPNAIASPRYTEVKLSDFAKDLGFFESLPDIDYVKNYDETEDEPIHFVGKVPVVLLNNIQGIATGFRCFIPAHKLSDVIDSQVTYLKTGKPKKITPWYKGYGGEVKLSKNDNGSTVMSTTFGFKKEDGKLFLVDAPMNWNREKVVGYLDDLIEKKDNWLKDYVDHSSQTFKIELVAKKGEEPSEKEIKELFSKENNEVLTINVITHEGKLRNFNPEEIIKRFCDFRKTHLIRRFKRLAGLEKEKIDRNSELIRFIKEKWNEKVTGIKSKKEFEEKLKAAKFVYFEWLSSIPVYRMTLEEVRKCEDAIVEAKTKYTEYTALQKDDKKLTGFMTDELDELKKKWDPK, encoded by the coding sequence ATGAAGAACGAAGAACAGTATCCGAAACGCCCCTTTGAAGACCAAGTGAATGATGACCAAAGGAAATACTCTCGCTATGTATGCGATTCAAGAGCCATTCCGCAAGAAATTGATGGTCTAAAGCCTGTTCAACGAAGGATTTTATGGGCGATGTGGAACTCTGATGCCCGAAATCGTCATACCAAAACAGTAAAAGTGGCTGGTCTTGCCATGGGATACCACCCACATGGAGATAGGTCCATCCAAGATGCCCTTTCCCAAATGGCACAAGACTTTGCATTTGCGAATAATTATCCTTTAGTGAATGGAGAAGGAACCTTTGGAGATGTTTTAGATCCCAATGCCATTGCTTCTCCTCGGTATACAGAGGTCAAACTGTCCGACTTCGCTAAGGATTTAGGCTTTTTTGAAAGTCTACCAGACATTGATTATGTCAAAAACTATGATGAAACCGAAGATGAACCCATTCATTTTGTGGGAAAAGTTCCAGTTGTACTCTTAAATAACATCCAAGGAATTGCAACGGGGTTTCGTTGTTTCATTCCAGCTCATAAACTGAGTGATGTCATTGATTCTCAAGTTACTTATTTAAAAACAGGGAAACCGAAAAAGATCACACCATGGTACAAAGGGTACGGTGGAGAAGTGAAATTGTCCAAAAACGACAATGGTAGCACTGTGATGTCGACTACGTTTGGGTTCAAAAAAGAAGATGGGAAGTTGTTTCTTGTCGATGCTCCTATGAATTGGAACCGCGAAAAAGTAGTGGGTTATTTGGATGACCTGATAGAAAAGAAAGACAATTGGCTGAAAGACTATGTGGATCATTCCAGCCAAACTTTTAAAATTGAACTCGTTGCCAAAAAAGGGGAAGAACCTTCTGAAAAAGAAATAAAGGAACTTTTTTCCAAAGAAAACAATGAAGTGCTTACGATCAACGTAATCACTCACGAAGGAAAACTTCGTAACTTTAACCCTGAAGAAATCATCAAAAGATTCTGTGATTTTAGAAAGACCCATCTCATTCGTCGTTTCAAACGACTCGCAGGACTCGAAAAAGAAAAGATCGATCGTAACTCCGAACTCATCCGATTCATCAAAGAAAAATGGAACGAGAAAGTAACAGGGATTAAATCTAAGAAGGAATTCGAGGAAAAACTAAAAGCAGCCAAGTTCGTTTATTTCGAATGGTTGAGTTCGATTCCTGTTTATCGAATGACTTTGGAAGAAGTTCGTAAATGTGAAGATGCCATTGTAGAAGCAAAAACGAAATACACTGAGTATACCGCGTTACAAAAAGATGATAAAAAACTCACCGGTTTTATGACCGATGAACTTGATGAACTGAAGAAAAAATGGGATCCGAAATAA